From one Synechococcus sp. WH 8016 genomic stretch:
- a CDS encoding nitrate reductase associated protein produces MNQASHCFGFEKDFVGNWRCIPLCVRRKLDLIGVKLKLSHWLELTQEQRQMLVDWPDELPVLNELREHLRLLTRLLAEGMAKDLPLAVDEPWQVLGELPSIVQESALKKSIVINVNQWASLFELERFALCKLARPGHDHHNLDAAFSEILG; encoded by the coding sequence ATGAATCAAGCCAGCCATTGCTTTGGGTTTGAGAAGGATTTTGTGGGGAACTGGCGGTGCATCCCTCTTTGTGTGCGTCGGAAGCTAGATCTCATTGGCGTCAAATTAAAATTGAGTCATTGGCTTGAGCTCACTCAGGAACAGCGCCAAATGCTTGTGGATTGGCCTGATGAGTTGCCAGTTTTGAATGAGTTGCGTGAGCACTTGCGACTTCTTACTCGGCTGTTGGCGGAGGGGATGGCCAAAGACCTGCCCTTAGCTGTGGATGAACCTTGGCAAGTGTTGGGAGAACTGCCCAGCATTGTGCAGGAATCTGCCTTGAAAAAATCGATTGTTATTAATGTGAACCAATGGGCTTCTTTGTTTGAATTAGAGCGTTTTGCCTTATGTAAATTGGCCCGTCCTGGCCATGATCATCACAACTTGGATGCTGCTTTTAGCGAAATACTGGGTTGA